In a genomic window of Thiolapillus brandeum:
- the dsbD gene encoding protein-disulfide reductase DsbD: MHRLIAFLLLLTMSAGLLAEEEFLKPDQAYSISATTRGDKIIVHWDIADGYYLYRNKFRFSSRNAAITLGSPELPPGITKQDPFFGEIEIYKHGVDVVLPLHIKGNHPNMVEIEARSQGCAEAGICYPPHTQKLLVALDALADAPPPVTASAAEDARENLVQAGGSEVEAIAPPSSPAAASSPSPLDALGALGDDLGLEEDGILKPDQAYRPMVESSDGKTLNVHWEIADGTYLYEDKIQVSIQGSGIKLGQYSLPSPKIKHDSIKPDGSVGDVAVFVHNLDLNIPLLRSDNTASEATVTLKYQGCAERGICYPPQKKQFKIQLPAIGDDPAPKAAPVASPTAQQQAVQNPPATNTAPVEQSEQDQIASMFKDSGTWLIVLTFFGLGLLLAFTPCVFPMIPILSGIIAGQGSNITTRRAFTLSMVYVLAMAVTYTIVGVLAGLFGASFNLTAAFQNPWILSAFALLFVLLSLSMFGFYELQLPASWQSKLTEISNKQKGGELGGVAIMGLLSALIVGPCVAPPLAGTLIYIGQTGDALLGGIALFAMAMGMGAPLIAIGTSAGKLLPQAGGWMDAVKAVFGVMMLGLAITMLERFLPPVYPMALWGILLIVSAVYMGAMRQLPVEASGWSKLWKGLGVVLLVYGILFMVGVAANGKDTVQPLRGLAIGGGGSQQASHLQFKRIKNVSDLQRELARARAAGKPVMLDFYADWCIYCKQMEKNVFNEPAVVSAMGDFVLLQADVTEQDEQDKALMDHVKIPAPPAMLFWGRNGSEIKHLRLMGYMNMSDFLTHVHKVP, encoded by the coding sequence ATGCACCGACTGATCGCTTTCCTGCTGCTTCTCACCATGAGTGCCGGCCTGTTGGCCGAAGAGGAATTTCTCAAACCCGACCAGGCCTACAGTATCTCGGCCACTACCCGGGGCGACAAAATCATCGTTCACTGGGATATTGCCGACGGTTATTATCTGTATCGCAACAAGTTCCGGTTTTCCAGCAGGAACGCGGCCATTACACTGGGCAGCCCGGAGCTTCCCCCCGGGATCACCAAGCAGGATCCGTTTTTTGGTGAAATCGAGATCTATAAACACGGTGTGGATGTCGTATTGCCCCTCCATATTAAGGGTAACCACCCGAATATGGTGGAGATAGAAGCCCGCTCCCAGGGTTGCGCCGAAGCCGGTATCTGTTATCCCCCCCATACCCAGAAGCTCCTGGTCGCTCTGGATGCTCTGGCGGATGCCCCGCCCCCCGTAACCGCCAGTGCCGCGGAGGACGCCAGAGAGAATCTGGTGCAGGCGGGCGGATCCGAGGTGGAAGCCATTGCCCCCCCATCCAGCCCGGCAGCCGCCTCTTCTCCTTCTCCCCTGGATGCCCTGGGCGCTCTGGGTGACGACCTCGGACTGGAGGAAGATGGCATTCTCAAACCCGACCAGGCCTACCGGCCCATGGTGGAATCCAGTGATGGCAAAACCCTGAATGTACATTGGGAAATCGCCGATGGCACCTACCTGTATGAAGACAAGATCCAGGTCAGTATCCAGGGCAGCGGCATCAAGCTGGGCCAGTACTCTCTGCCTTCACCCAAGATCAAGCACGACTCCATAAAGCCGGATGGCAGTGTTGGAGATGTGGCGGTATTCGTACACAATCTGGATCTGAACATCCCCCTGCTGCGCAGTGACAACACGGCCTCAGAGGCCACGGTTACCCTCAAGTACCAGGGCTGCGCAGAACGAGGCATCTGCTATCCACCACAGAAGAAACAGTTCAAGATCCAGCTGCCCGCCATTGGCGATGACCCCGCTCCCAAAGCAGCCCCGGTGGCATCCCCGACTGCGCAACAGCAAGCTGTGCAAAATCCGCCTGCCACCAATACAGCCCCCGTAGAACAATCCGAGCAGGATCAGATTGCCTCGATGTTCAAGGACAGCGGCACCTGGCTGATCGTTCTGACATTCTTTGGTCTTGGTCTGCTGCTGGCTTTCACCCCCTGCGTCTTCCCCATGATTCCCATCCTGTCCGGAATCATTGCCGGCCAGGGCAGCAATATCACCACCCGCCGCGCCTTCACCCTTTCGATGGTGTATGTCCTGGCCATGGCAGTCACCTATACCATTGTCGGTGTGCTGGCCGGGTTGTTTGGTGCCAGTTTCAATCTCACCGCCGCTTTCCAGAATCCCTGGATACTCAGCGCCTTTGCCTTGCTGTTCGTACTTCTGTCCCTGTCCATGTTCGGTTTCTACGAGCTGCAGTTGCCTGCCAGCTGGCAGAGCAAGCTGACTGAAATCAGTAACAAACAGAAAGGCGGCGAGTTGGGAGGCGTGGCCATCATGGGGCTGCTTTCGGCATTGATCGTCGGTCCCTGTGTTGCGCCGCCCCTGGCCGGAACACTCATCTATATCGGACAGACCGGGGATGCCCTGCTCGGGGGCATCGCCCTGTTTGCCATGGCTATGGGTATGGGAGCACCCCTCATCGCCATCGGCACTTCTGCCGGAAAGCTGCTTCCCCAGGCCGGTGGATGGATGGATGCCGTGAAGGCTGTGTTCGGCGTCATGATGCTGGGACTGGCCATCACCATGCTCGAGCGCTTCCTGCCTCCTGTGTATCCCATGGCTCTGTGGGGCATCCTGCTCATCGTGTCCGCAGTGTATATGGGGGCCATGCGTCAATTGCCGGTAGAAGCATCCGGCTGGAGCAAACTCTGGAAAGGCCTGGGCGTGGTACTGCTGGTATATGGCATCCTGTTCATGGTGGGTGTGGCCGCCAACGGCAAGGATACCGTGCAGCCATTGCGCGGCCTGGCCATTGGTGGCGGCGGCAGCCAGCAAGCCAGCCACCTGCAGTTCAAGCGCATCAAGAACGTCTCAGATCTGCAAAGGGAGCTGGCCAGAGCCAGGGCCGCCGGGAAACCGGTGATGCTGGATTTCTACGCAGACTGGTGCATCTACTGCAAACAAATGGAAAAGAATGTGTTCAACGAGCCCGCCGTGGTGTCTGCCATGGGGGATTTCGTACTGCTGCAGGCAGATGTCACCGAACAGGACGAGCAGGACAAGGCGCTCATGGACCATGTCAAGATCCCCGCACCTCCCGCCATGCTGTTCTGGGGACGCAATGGCAGTGAAATCAAGCATCTGCGACTCATGGGCTATATGAACATGAGTGACTTCCTCACCCACGTCCACAAGGTACCCTGA
- a CDS encoding IS256 family transposase gives MSKDNVVALSSPEEIEDPLTELLHNGAKRLIQQAIEAELADLLARYTGEVDEQGRRTVVRNGYLPEREILTGVGPVSVKVPKVRSRGEEAVVFRSSLVPPYVRKARRVEAALPWLYLKGISTGQMQEALEVLVGSEAKGLSASVIGRLKRDWEAEYTEWCCRDVSRDRWVYWWADGIYSGLRAERQKLCALVIIGVNERGEKHFLAIEDGVRESTQSWREVLLDLKKHGLEEAPKLAAGDGALGFWAALDEVYPETRHQRCWVHKTANVLNYLPKGVQPKAKKALQEIWMAENRASAHKALAHFVKTYQAKYPKAVACLEKDREALLAFYDFPAEHWVHIRTTNPIESTFATIRHRTDQTKGCVSRNTMLAMLYKLGMSAEKRWRRIRGFNYLAKIIEGVKFRDGVEEEVNNETDDSRNVA, from the coding sequence ATGAGCAAAGATAACGTAGTTGCCTTGTCGTCGCCAGAGGAGATTGAGGATCCGTTGACCGAGCTGTTACACAACGGCGCCAAGCGACTGATTCAGCAGGCGATCGAGGCAGAACTGGCCGATTTGCTGGCCCGCTACACGGGGGAAGTGGACGAACAGGGCCGGCGAACGGTGGTTCGCAATGGCTACCTGCCGGAGCGGGAGATCCTGACCGGCGTGGGTCCGGTGTCGGTCAAGGTGCCGAAGGTTCGCAGCCGCGGTGAGGAGGCGGTGGTATTTAGATCCTCGCTGGTGCCACCCTACGTGAGGAAGGCCCGTCGGGTAGAGGCAGCCCTGCCCTGGCTGTATTTGAAAGGCATCTCGACCGGTCAGATGCAGGAGGCCCTGGAGGTGCTGGTCGGTTCCGAGGCGAAAGGGTTGTCGGCCTCGGTGATTGGCCGCCTGAAACGGGACTGGGAAGCGGAATATACCGAATGGTGCTGCCGGGATGTGAGCCGGGATCGCTGGGTTTATTGGTGGGCAGACGGCATCTACAGCGGCCTGAGGGCCGAGCGCCAGAAGCTGTGCGCCCTGGTGATCATCGGGGTCAATGAGCGGGGCGAAAAGCATTTTCTGGCCATTGAGGACGGGGTGCGGGAATCCACTCAGAGTTGGCGGGAGGTACTGCTGGACCTGAAGAAGCATGGTCTTGAGGAAGCGCCGAAACTGGCCGCGGGAGATGGTGCTCTGGGCTTCTGGGCAGCGCTGGATGAGGTGTATCCCGAGACCCGTCATCAGCGCTGCTGGGTGCATAAGACGGCGAACGTGCTGAACTATCTTCCCAAGGGTGTACAGCCCAAGGCGAAGAAGGCGTTGCAGGAGATCTGGATGGCCGAGAACCGGGCCTCGGCCCACAAGGCCCTCGCTCACTTTGTGAAGACCTACCAAGCCAAGTACCCGAAGGCGGTGGCCTGCCTGGAGAAGGACCGGGAGGCCCTGCTGGCCTTCTACGATTTCCCGGCCGAGCACTGGGTGCATATTCGGACGACGAATCCGATCGAATCGACTTTTGCCACGATCCGTCACCGAACGGACCAGACGAAAGGCTGCGTGAGCCGGAACACCATGCTGGCGATGCTCTACAAGCTGGGGATGAGTGCCGAGAAGCGCTGGCGCAGGATCCGGGGATTCAATTACCTGGCCAAAATCATCGAGGGTGTAAAATTCAGAGATGGAGTGGAAGAGGAAGTGAACAACGAAACCGACGACAGCAGGAACGTCGCCTGA
- a CDS encoding oleate hydratase, with translation MNTHAENATVYLVGGGIASLAAAVYLIKDAGVPGNNIHVLEQDDILGGACDGSGEPQKGFLVRGGRMHEKHYECYWDLLSNIPSYDDPNVSVTEESFEFNSRFVSNAQARLLRDGRKLDVSSFGLSLADQADLLKLTFVSEHSLGDKRIEDWFSHEFFDTNFWYIWTTMFAFQKWSSLAEMRRYMKRFIHLVEGLHRLGGVLRTRYNQYHSVIVPLQRYLEKRGVHFDMHQQVVDVDFDIAADAKTATLLRVVDRDGKEDEIVLGDNHYVFITNGSITESTDTGAWDRAPVLKDKSSSGAWTLWERIAAKDKSFGNPGVFCDNIDLQKWYSFTATLQDSTFHDYMENFSGNTDGTGGLVTMTDSNWLMSIVIARQPHFPNQPKDVKIFWGYGLYPDRKGNYVKKKMSECTGAEILEELWYHLKVQDLMRPVVDAGKVINCIPVAMPFIDSLFMPRKQGDRPLVIPDDATNFAFLGQFAEAPKDCVFTVEYSVRTAMMAVYGHFETGREVIPVYDSIHNPLVLMKAAKAISR, from the coding sequence ATGAACACCCATGCAGAGAATGCAACGGTTTATCTGGTCGGAGGTGGTATCGCTTCTCTGGCGGCGGCGGTTTATCTCATCAAGGATGCCGGCGTACCGGGCAACAATATCCACGTTCTGGAGCAGGATGATATTCTGGGTGGTGCCTGTGATGGCAGCGGCGAACCACAAAAAGGGTTCCTGGTGCGTGGTGGACGCATGCACGAGAAACACTATGAATGCTACTGGGATCTGTTGTCCAACATTCCTTCCTATGATGATCCCAATGTTTCGGTAACGGAAGAGTCCTTTGAGTTCAACAGCCGTTTCGTTTCCAATGCGCAGGCCCGCCTGCTGCGGGATGGCAGAAAACTGGATGTCTCCTCATTCGGGCTTTCCCTGGCCGATCAGGCGGATCTGCTCAAGCTGACTTTTGTCTCCGAGCATTCCCTGGGTGACAAGCGTATCGAAGACTGGTTCAGCCATGAATTCTTCGACACCAACTTCTGGTATATCTGGACCACCATGTTCGCCTTCCAGAAATGGAGTTCCCTGGCCGAGATGCGCCGCTATATGAAGCGCTTTATTCACCTTGTGGAAGGCCTGCATCGTCTGGGTGGAGTATTGCGCACCAGGTACAACCAGTATCATTCGGTGATCGTACCCCTGCAGCGCTACCTGGAAAAGCGCGGTGTGCATTTCGATATGCACCAGCAAGTGGTGGATGTGGATTTTGATATTGCCGCCGATGCCAAGACCGCTACCCTGCTGCGGGTGGTGGATCGGGATGGCAAGGAGGACGAGATCGTTCTGGGTGACAATCACTATGTGTTCATCACCAACGGCTCCATCACCGAAAGCACGGATACGGGGGCCTGGGACCGGGCGCCCGTGCTCAAGGACAAGTCCAGTTCCGGAGCCTGGACCTTGTGGGAGCGTATTGCTGCGAAGGACAAATCCTTTGGCAATCCCGGCGTGTTCTGCGACAACATCGATTTGCAGAAATGGTATTCCTTTACCGCCACCCTTCAGGATTCCACCTTCCACGACTACATGGAAAACTTTTCCGGCAACACCGATGGCACCGGCGGTCTGGTGACCATGACGGATTCCAACTGGCTCATGTCCATTGTTATTGCCCGTCAGCCCCATTTCCCCAACCAGCCCAAGGATGTGAAGATCTTCTGGGGTTACGGCCTGTATCCGGATCGCAAGGGCAACTATGTGAAAAAGAAGATGTCCGAATGCACCGGCGCGGAGATACTCGAAGAACTCTGGTACCACCTCAAGGTACAGGATCTGATGCGCCCCGTGGTGGATGCTGGCAAGGTGATCAACTGTATTCCCGTGGCCATGCCGTTCATCGACAGCCTGTTCATGCCACGCAAACAGGGTGATCGGCCTCTGGTGATTCCTGATGATGCCACCAATTTTGCTTTCCTGGGGCAGTTTGCCGAAGCGCCAAAGGACTGCGTGTTCACGGTGGAATACTCTGTGCGTACGGCCATGATGGCCGTGTATGGGCATTTTGAAACGGGGAGGGAAGTGATTCCCGTGTATGACTCCATACACAATCCCCTGGTGCTGATGAAGGCCGCCAAGGCCATCAGCCGCTAG
- a CDS encoding NfeD family protein: protein MMDLLNNLQAWHWAVLGISLLILEILAPGVFFMWMGMAAGIVALLTWLISDISWQVQVLAFAGLSIITVIIGRKWLNPQPADSEEPTLNRRGEQYIGRIFTLDQPIINGEGKIRVDDTTWKIRGHDCDPGTRVRVTGVDGVVLRVNCETSNDQPTTQ, encoded by the coding sequence ATGATGGATCTTCTCAACAATCTGCAGGCCTGGCACTGGGCGGTGCTGGGCATCAGCCTGCTGATCCTGGAGATTCTTGCCCCCGGGGTGTTCTTCATGTGGATGGGTATGGCCGCAGGGATTGTCGCCCTGCTGACCTGGCTGATAAGCGATATCAGCTGGCAGGTGCAGGTACTGGCCTTTGCCGGACTGTCCATCATCACCGTGATCATCGGACGGAAATGGCTCAATCCGCAACCAGCGGATTCCGAAGAACCCACACTCAATCGCCGGGGCGAGCAATACATAGGCCGGATATTCACCCTGGATCAACCCATCATCAACGGCGAAGGCAAGATCCGTGTAGATGACACGACCTGGAAGATCCGGGGCCACGACTGCGACCCGGGCACCCGGGTCAGGGTTACCGGAGTGGATGGCGTCGTGCTGCGGGTGAACTGCGAAACATCCAACGACCAGCCAACAACCCAATAG
- a CDS encoding nicotinamide mononucleotide transporter → MLSEYYGIDWLAMILTFSAIYFIGNRNRIGLILMMVGNICWATVGFQAESTAMILANAAFLMMNIRAVYKWSSPDTEGA, encoded by the coding sequence ATGTTATCCGAATATTATGGTATCGACTGGTTGGCAATGATTCTGACATTTAGCGCAATCTATTTTATAGGCAATAGAAACAGAATTGGTCTAATCCTTATGATGGTCGGAAATATATGTTGGGCTACGGTCGGTTTTCAAGCGGAAAGCACGGCAATGATCTTGGCAAATGCCGCCTTTCTTATGATGAACATAAGGGCAGTTTACAAATGGTCATCACCCGATACGGAAGGTGCTTAG
- a CDS encoding TlpA family protein disulfide reductase, translating to MRTRQFLTLALSGVLVGALAGGVWKWQQREHPVEADQNGPGTQLPDFTLPGMDNSPWRSEEWRNKILVINFWATWCPPCVDEMPLLNRLQKTYADRDVVFVGIAVDDADAVKHFVRENNIHFPILLGETHAMDLMKRLGNRFNALPFTVVADHGGSIILRQFGAVSEKDLQSLLDKVTLNH from the coding sequence ATGCGTACGCGGCAGTTTCTCACTCTGGCACTGTCCGGGGTGTTGGTGGGCGCTCTGGCCGGAGGAGTATGGAAATGGCAGCAACGGGAACATCCGGTGGAGGCCGACCAGAACGGCCCGGGCACTCAATTGCCGGATTTTACCCTGCCGGGGATGGACAACAGCCCCTGGCGTTCTGAGGAATGGCGCAACAAAATACTGGTAATCAATTTCTGGGCCACCTGGTGTCCACCCTGCGTGGACGAAATGCCCCTGCTGAACCGGCTGCAGAAAACTTATGCCGACCGGGATGTGGTATTCGTGGGCATTGCTGTGGATGATGCCGACGCGGTCAAGCATTTCGTCAGGGAAAACAACATCCATTTTCCCATTCTCCTAGGGGAAACCCATGCCATGGATCTGATGAAGCGACTGGGTAACCGTTTCAATGCCCTGCCATTTACCGTGGTAGCAGATCATGGGGGTTCCATCATACTGCGCCAGTTCGGGGCAGTGAGCGAAAAGGATCTTCAATCCCTGCTGGACAAAGTCACCTTGAATCATTAA
- a CDS encoding co-chaperone GroES, which translates to MKIRPLHDRLVIRRTEEEHTSPGGIVLPDSATEKPIQGEVVAAGNGKILENGDVRPLDVKVGDKVLFGKYSGTEVKIGGEELLVMREEDIMGVIED; encoded by the coding sequence ATGAAGATCCGTCCATTGCATGATCGACTGGTCATCCGTCGCACGGAAGAAGAGCACACCAGCCCCGGTGGCATCGTGCTCCCTGACAGCGCAACCGAAAAGCCCATTCAGGGTGAAGTCGTCGCCGCAGGCAACGGCAAGATCCTGGAAAATGGAGACGTGCGTCCCCTGGATGTAAAAGTGGGTGACAAGGTGCTGTTTGGAAAGTATTCCGGCACAGAGGTCAAGATTGGTGGTGAAGAGCTGCTGGTCATGCGTGAAGAAGACATCATGGGTGTCATCGAGGACTAA
- a CDS encoding FkbM family methyltransferase encodes MDAGAHIGMSAVFFASKYPKARVIAIEPEPTNYQVLHRNAQEYTNISTIQAGLWSRKAHLCIEDSNVDTWSFRVVEDPSGKGIPAIGIQDVMSEYGVEQIDVLKMDIEGAEVEVLNNASPWFDGVKNLFIELHDRFRPGCTAALRGVLEGRKYDESESGESVVIRNFRVCSMFED; translated from the coding sequence ATCGATGCTGGTGCGCATATTGGCATGTCTGCCGTGTTTTTTGCCAGCAAGTACCCCAAAGCAAGGGTAATCGCCATTGAGCCGGAACCCACCAATTATCAGGTCTTGCATCGAAATGCCCAGGAATACACCAATATCAGCACCATTCAGGCGGGACTCTGGAGCCGAAAGGCGCACCTTTGCATAGAGGATTCCAATGTCGATACCTGGAGTTTCCGGGTGGTTGAAGATCCCTCCGGCAAAGGTATCCCGGCAATCGGCATACAGGATGTCATGTCGGAATATGGTGTTGAACAGATTGATGTACTGAAGATGGACATTGAAGGGGCGGAAGTCGAGGTGCTGAATAACGCCAGCCCCTGGTTCGATGGCGTGAAAAACCTGTTCATCGAACTGCATGACAGGTTTCGTCCCGGGTGCACGGCAGCATTGCGCGGGGTGCTTGAGGGGCGTAAATATGATGAATCAGAATCCGGGGAAAGCGTCGTCATCCGGAATTTTAGAGTATGCTCTATGTTTGAAGATTAG
- the cutA gene encoding divalent-cation tolerance protein CutA yields the protein MNEFEYLLVLCTCPTGKAAEHLAQSLVERKLAACVNISSPVLSVYRWKNKIEKDEEALLYIKTHTASWSTLEQAILELHPYDLPEIIALPLARGNKRYLNWVGENLCTD from the coding sequence ATGAATGAATTTGAGTACCTGCTGGTGCTTTGCACCTGCCCAACCGGCAAGGCGGCTGAACATCTGGCACAATCACTGGTCGAAAGAAAACTGGCGGCCTGCGTAAACATCAGCAGTCCCGTACTGTCCGTGTACCGCTGGAAGAACAAGATAGAAAAGGACGAGGAAGCGCTGCTGTATATCAAAACCCATACGGCAAGCTGGTCCACACTGGAGCAGGCCATACTGGAACTGCATCCTTATGATTTACCTGAAATCATTGCCCTGCCACTGGCCAGGGGCAATAAACGCTACCTGAACTGGGTAGGGGAAAACCTATGCACCGACTGA
- a CDS encoding FxsA family protein yields MNPGFIFLLLLVGAPLLELYVLIEVGSEIGALPTILLSIFTAILGAALVRLQGVSVLLRVQETLARGEAPALEMLEGAVLMMAGVMLLFPGFITDVMGFLMLIPPLRRHLIVAVLRNSGTLRPAPPGTSRDEDPVRRVTIIQGEYRKEDD; encoded by the coding sequence ATGAATCCAGGATTTATTTTTTTATTGCTGTTGGTGGGTGCTCCCCTGTTGGAGCTGTATGTACTCATAGAAGTGGGCTCCGAAATTGGCGCCCTGCCGACCATATTATTAAGTATCTTCACCGCCATTCTTGGAGCAGCCCTGGTGCGTCTGCAGGGGGTATCCGTGCTGCTGCGGGTTCAGGAAACCCTTGCCAGAGGCGAGGCACCGGCCCTGGAAATGCTCGAAGGCGCTGTATTGATGATGGCCGGGGTGATGCTTTTATTCCCGGGATTCATCACGGATGTGATGGGTTTTCTCATGCTGATTCCCCCTTTGCGCCGACATTTGATCGTGGCGGTGCTCAGAAACAGCGGCACACTGAGGCCGGCACCGCCCGGGACTTCCCGGGATGAGGATCCGGTACGCCGGGTGACCATCATCCAGGGAGAATACCGCAAGGAAGACGACTGA
- the groL gene encoding chaperonin GroEL (60 kDa chaperone family; promotes refolding of misfolded polypeptides especially under stressful conditions; forms two stacked rings of heptamers to form a barrel-shaped 14mer; ends can be capped by GroES; misfolded proteins enter the barrel where they are refolded when GroES binds): MSAKEVRFGDEARQRMLAGVNVLANAVKVTLGPKGRNVVLEKSFGAPTITKDGVSVAKEIELSDKFENMGAQMVKEVSSQTSDVAGDGTTTATVLAQAMVREGLKAVAAGMNPMDLKRGMDKAVDAAVEQLKTMSKPCADSKAIAQVGSISANSDTNIGGIIAEAMDKVGKEGVITVEEGTSLDNELDVVEGMQFDRGYLSPYFVNDQQSMSVEMEDPFILLHDKKISNIRDLLPVLEAVAKAGRPLVIVAEDVEGEALATLVVNTMRGIVKVAAVKAPGFGDRRKAMLQDIAILTGGTVISEEVGLSLEKTTLDDLGTAKKVSITKEETTIIDGAGSADDIKARCEQIRAQVEETSSDYDREKLQERLAKLSGGVAVIKVGAATEVEMKEKKARVEDALHATRAAVEEGIVPGGGVALVRAERAIVDLEGDNEDQNVGITLTRRAMEEPLRQIVSNAGGEPSVVQNEVANGEGNYGYNASNGEYGDMVEMGILDPTKVTRSALQNAASVAGLMITTECMVAEEPKDEAAPAMPDMGGMGGMGGMGGMM; the protein is encoded by the coding sequence ATGTCTGCAAAAGAAGTGAGATTTGGCGATGAAGCCCGCCAGCGCATGCTGGCCGGTGTGAACGTACTGGCGAATGCCGTAAAAGTAACTCTCGGTCCCAAGGGCCGCAACGTAGTACTGGAAAAGTCTTTCGGTGCTCCCACCATTACCAAGGACGGCGTATCCGTAGCCAAGGAGATCGAACTGTCGGACAAGTTCGAGAACATGGGCGCCCAGATGGTCAAGGAAGTATCGTCACAGACTTCCGACGTGGCCGGTGACGGCACCACCACGGCAACCGTACTGGCCCAGGCCATGGTGCGCGAAGGCCTGAAGGCGGTAGCCGCCGGCATGAACCCCATGGATCTCAAGCGTGGTATGGACAAGGCTGTTGATGCCGCCGTTGAGCAACTCAAGACCATGTCCAAACCCTGCGCGGATTCCAAGGCCATTGCCCAGGTAGGTTCCATCTCTGCAAACTCCGATACCAATATCGGCGGCATCATTGCCGAGGCCATGGACAAGGTTGGAAAAGAAGGTGTCATCACTGTTGAAGAAGGCACCTCTTTGGACAATGAACTGGATGTTGTTGAAGGTATGCAGTTCGATCGTGGTTATCTGTCCCCTTACTTTGTCAATGACCAGCAAAGCATGTCCGTGGAGATGGAAGATCCGTTCATCCTGCTGCACGACAAGAAGATCTCCAATATCCGTGATCTTCTGCCGGTACTGGAAGCCGTTGCCAAGGCAGGCCGCCCACTGGTTATTGTCGCAGAAGACGTTGAAGGCGAAGCTTTGGCTACCCTGGTGGTCAACACCATGCGCGGCATCGTAAAGGTAGCAGCCGTCAAGGCGCCTGGTTTTGGTGATCGCCGCAAGGCCATGCTGCAGGACATTGCCATCCTTACCGGGGGCACCGTGATCTCCGAAGAGGTTGGCCTTTCTCTGGAAAAAACCACCCTGGATGACCTGGGTACCGCCAAGAAGGTCAGCATCACCAAGGAAGAGACTACCATTATCGACGGCGCTGGCAGCGCAGACGATATCAAGGCTCGTTGCGAGCAGATTCGCGCCCAGGTGGAAGAAACTTCTTCCGACTATGATCGCGAGAAGCTGCAGGAACGTCTGGCCAAACTGTCCGGCGGCGTTGCCGTGATCAAGGTTGGCGCGGCTACCGAAGTGGAAATGAAAGAGAAGAAAGCCCGTGTGGAAGATGCGCTGCATGCCACCAGAGCTGCGGTTGAAGAAGGTATCGTTCCTGGTGGTGGTGTCGCTCTGGTTCGTGCCGAGCGTGCTATTGTTGATCTTGAAGGCGATAACGAAGATCAGAATGTGGGTATTACCCTGACTCGCCGCGCCATGGAAGAGCCTCTGCGCCAGATCGTATCCAATGCGGGTGGCGAGCCTTCCGTAGTACAGAATGAAGTCGCTAACGGTGAAGGTAACTATGGTTACAATGCCAGCAATGGCGAATACGGCGACATGGTTGAAATGGGCATCCTCGATCCTACCAAGGTAACTCGCAGCGCATTGCAAAATGCAGCTTCCGTGGCTGGTCTGATGATCACCACCGAGTGCATGGTGGCCGAAGAGCCCAAGGATGAAGCCGCACCTGCTATGCCGGATATGGGTGGCATGGGCGGAATGGGTGGCATGGGCGGCATGATGTAA